One Nicotiana tomentosiformis chromosome 4, ASM39032v3, whole genome shotgun sequence genomic window carries:
- the LOC138910468 gene encoding secreted RxLR effector protein 161-like, protein MTRSEADHSVFYRYSASNLCIYLVVYVDNIVITGNDQDGISRLKQHLFRHFQTKDLGRLKYFLGIEVAQSCSGIVISQQKYALDILDETGMTGCRLVDTPMDPNSKLLPGQEEPLSDPARYRRLVGKLNYLTLTRPDISFPVIVMSQFMDSPCDSQWDAVVCILWYIKSASGKGLLFEDRVHEQIVGYSDADWAGSPFDRRSTSGYCVLVEGNLVSWKSKKQNVVTRSSAEAEYQAMAMATCELI, encoded by the coding sequence atgactcgtagtgaagctgatcactctgtgttttatcggtaTTCTGCTTCAAATCTCTGTATTTATCTAGTCGTTTATGTTGACAATATTGTTATTACcggtaatgatcaggatggtattagtAGGTTGAAGCAACATCTTTTTCGGCActttcagactaaggatctgggcagattaaagtattttttgggtattgaggtcgctcagtcttgCTCAGGTATTGTAATCTCACAACAGAAGTATGCCTTAGATATTCTTGATGAGACAGGAATGACAGGTTGTAGActtgttgacactccgatggatccgaattctaaacttcttCCAGGACAAGAGGAGCctcttagcgatcctgcaagatataggaggttggttggtaaattaaattacctcacactaactagacctgacatttccttTCCTGTGATTGTTAtgagtcagtttatggattctccatgTGATAGTCAATGGGATGCAGTTGTTTGCATTCTTTGGTATATAAAATCAGCTTcaggcaaaggtttattgtttGAGGATCGAGTCCATGAGCAGATCGtaggatactcagatgctgattgggcaggatcaccttttgatagacgttctacgtctggatattgtgtctTAGTAGAAGGAAatttggtgtcttggaagagcaagaaacagaatgtggttactcggtctagtgcagaagcagaatatcaagCAATGGCTATGGCGACATGTGAGCTAATTTAG